A stretch of the Notamacropus eugenii isolate mMacEug1 chromosome 2, mMacEug1.pri_v2, whole genome shotgun sequence genome encodes the following:
- the LOC140523614 gene encoding patr class I histocompatibility antigen, A-2 alpha chain-like, translated as MEMYMLSLLLLGVLSLRDTWAGSHSLKYFYAAMSQPGLAKPRFIAVTYVDDQQVLSFDSDRESQSTEPRTPWIEQEIPDYWERETRISREATQRYRMCLQKVSSYYNHSEGGVHTYQRLSGCEVFSNRSFSRGFVQYAYDGMDYLALDTETLSWIAGNAGALNNKRKWEADQRIAKYWKGYMEEECVYWLQRYLENGKETLLRIDPPSVRVTRHTSSDGEVTLRCRAQSFYPAEISLTWLMDGEEQLQETELIETRPAGDGTFQKWAAVGMLSGSEQKYTCRVRHEGLPEPLFLKWEPQSSVIGLSAGIITALLLAAVIVGVVIWRRNTSDGKRGRYTTTASTDSAQGSDVSLTAKG; from the exons ATGGAAATGTATATGCTGTCTCTACTTTTGTTGGGTGTCCTGAGCCTTAGAGACACCTGGGCTG GCTCTCATTCCCTGAAGTATTTCTACGCCGCCATGTCTCAACCCGGGCTAGCAAAACCAAGGTTCATCGCTGTAACCTACGTGGACGATCAGCAAGTATTGAGCTTCGACAGCGACCGCGAGAGCCAGAGCACTGAGCCCAGGACGCCGTGGATCGAGCAAGAGATACCAGATTACTGGGAACGGGAGACGCGCATCTCCAGGGAAGCCACGCAGCGTTATCGAATGTGCCTGCAGAAAGTGTCCTCATATTACAACCATAGTGAGGGAG GGGTTCACACATACCAGCGACTGTCGGGCTGCGAGGTGTTCTCCAACAGGAGCTTCAGCCGCGGCTTCGTGCAATACGCCTACGACGGAATGGACTACCTGGCGCTGGATACTGAGACTCTAAGTTGGATCGCTGGGAACGCAGGGGCCCTGAACAATAAACGCAAGTGGGAAGCGGATCAAAGAATTGCGAAATATTGGAAGGGTTATATGGAGGAAGAGTGCGTGTACTGGCTTCAAAGATACCTAGAGAACGGAAAAGAGACACTACTTCGGATAG ATCCGCCTTCAGTACGAGTGACCCGACACACAAGTTCTGACGGGGAAGTGACCCTGAGGTGCCGAGCCCAAAGTTTTTACCCGGCGGAAATTTCCCTGACTTGGCTGATGGATGGAGAAGAACAGCTCCAGGAGACCGAGCTCATTGAGACCAGACCTGCGGGAGATGGGACCTTCCAGAAGTGGGCAGCTGTGGGGATGCTCTCTGGAAGTGAACAGAAATATACCTGCCGAGTGCGGCATGAGGGACTACCTGAGCCGCTGTTCCTGAAATGGG AGCCACAGTCCTCAGTCATAGGGCTCTCTGCAGGGATCATCACTGCTCTCCTCCTCGCTGCAGTCATCGTCGGAGTTGTGATCTGGAGGAGAAATACTTCAG atggaaaaagagggaggTATACTACAACTGCAA GTACTGATAGTGCCCAGGGATCAGATGTCTCTCTCACAGCAAAAG gcTAA